The following proteins come from a genomic window of Candidatus Omnitrophota bacterium:
- the glmS gene encoding glutamine--fructose-6-phosphate transaminase (isomerizing), with product MCGIVGYVGDRDAQTVILSGLKHLEYRGYDSCGLSVFLDRKKELSTRKLPGKIKDLENLLSSKPVQGKTGIGHCRWATHGAPNQVNAHPHFSCDNQISLVHNGIIENYAKLKEDLIREHHVFLSQTDTEVAVHLIEKYYTQGVLLEDAVKQAVGHLEGSFALVVISKREPGKIVGARLGSPLVIGAGKGEMFFASDISALLEYTKDVAFMEDQEIAVLTQDNFALSSFSGEVLHRQATKINWDVSQAQKQGWDHFMLKEINEQPAILENILAARISRGSQQVIFEELKIAPENLRNKDAIIIVACGTAYHAGLCGKYILEELCGIPVTVDVSSEFRYRNPIVGENNLVLSISQSGETADTLAAVREAKKKKAATLTICNVLGSTLVRESDGVIYTHAGPEIGVASTKAFTAQLLALYLLAFYLNSIRSGTISDKEKRLIKELKTCPTLQREILKQQKLIKNIASRHHNFGSFLFLGRTVNYPMALEGALKLKEISYIPAEGYAAGEMKHGPIALIDEYRAVVCIAPEARTHEKMISNIQEILARQGILIAIATEGDKKMPSLTKEIIYVPQVSEIFSPLVTAVPLQLLAYHVAVRRGCDVDQPRNLAKSVTVE from the coding sequence ATGTGCGGTATTGTTGGATATGTCGGAGACAGAGACGCCCAGACTGTTATTCTATCCGGCCTGAAGCATCTGGAATACCGCGGCTATGATTCTTGCGGCTTGAGCGTTTTTTTAGACCGCAAAAAAGAACTTTCTACCCGCAAGCTGCCCGGTAAAATTAAAGATTTAGAGAATCTTTTATCTTCCAAGCCCGTGCAAGGGAAAACCGGTATTGGCCATTGCCGTTGGGCCACCCACGGAGCGCCGAATCAAGTTAACGCCCATCCGCATTTTAGCTGCGACAATCAAATAAGCCTGGTGCATAACGGCATTATTGAAAATTACGCTAAGCTCAAAGAAGATCTTATTCGCGAACACCACGTTTTTTTAAGCCAGACCGATACAGAAGTTGCCGTGCATCTTATAGAAAAATATTACACTCAAGGAGTTTTATTGGAGGATGCGGTCAAGCAGGCGGTAGGGCATTTGGAAGGCAGCTTCGCCTTGGTAGTAATTTCTAAGCGTGAGCCGGGCAAGATTGTGGGCGCGCGCCTGGGAAGCCCGCTTGTGATAGGCGCTGGCAAGGGCGAAATGTTTTTTGCCTCGGATATTTCTGCGCTGTTGGAATATACCAAAGACGTGGCCTTTATGGAGGACCAGGAAATAGCGGTGTTGACCCAGGATAATTTTGCGCTGTCTTCTTTTTCCGGAGAGGTTCTGCATCGGCAGGCCACAAAGATCAATTGGGATGTTTCGCAGGCGCAGAAACAAGGCTGGGATCATTTTATGCTCAAGGAAATAAATGAACAGCCGGCTATTTTAGAAAATATTTTAGCTGCGCGCATTAGCCGCGGTTCACAGCAGGTTATTTTTGAGGAATTAAAAATAGCCCCTGAAAATCTGCGCAACAAAGACGCAATCATTATTGTTGCCTGCGGCACAGCCTATCATGCCGGGCTTTGCGGCAAATATATCCTTGAAGAGCTTTGCGGGATACCGGTAACAGTGGACGTTTCAAGCGAGTTTCGTTACCGCAACCCCATTGTGGGGGAAAATAATCTGGTTCTTTCTATCAGCCAATCCGGAGAAACCGCGGACACATTAGCGGCTGTGCGCGAAGCCAAAAAGAAAAAAGCCGCCACCCTTACTATTTGTAATGTTTTGGGCTCAACTTTAGTCAGGGAATCCGACGGGGTTATCTACACCCATGCCGGCCCTGAAATAGGGGTGGCTTCCACCAAGGCTTTTACCGCCCAGCTTTTAGCTTTATACCTACTGGCGTTTTATTTAAACAGCATCCGTTCCGGGACAATCTCTGATAAAGAGAAGCGCCTGATCAAAGAATTAAAAACTTGTCCAACGCTGCAAAGAGAGATTTTAAAACAGCAAAAGCTGATTAAGAATATTGCCAGCCGCCATCATAATTTCGGTTCATTTTTATTCTTAGGCCGCACCGTCAATTACCCCATGGCGCTGGAAGGGGCTTTAAAATTAAAAGAGATTTCTTATATTCCGGCAGAAGGGTACGCTGCCGGAGAAATGAAACACGGACCCATTGCCCTTATTGATGAGTATCGCGCGGTAGTTTGCATCGCCCCCGAGGCGCGCACCCATGAGAAAATGATTTCTAACATACAGGAAATCCTCGCCCGCCAAGGGATATTGATTGCCATCGCAACCGAAGGCGATAAAAAAATGCCGTCTTTGACCAAAGAGATTATTTATGTGCCGCAGGTAAGCGAAATATTTTCTCCCCTTGTTACCGCTGTGCCTTTGCAGCTTTTGGCCTATCATGTGGCAGTCAGGCGCGGCTGCGACGTGGATCAGCCGCGTAATTTAGCCAAATCAGTAACAGTAGAATAA
- a CDS encoding aspartate carbamoyltransferase catalytic subunit: MANWNKKDLLGLEELTKEEIELILDTASSFKEVSTRDIKKVPALRGKMVVNLFYEPSTRTRVSFEVAAKRLSADVINIATETSSVKKGETLIDTGLNIQALKADVIVMRHNYSGSAKMLADRVGISVVNAGDGWHEHPTQALLDMLTLKEKLGRLEGLKVAIVGDIAHSRVARSNIWGLTKLGAQVTVCAPPMLIPVGIEKMGVRVTSDIDKALSGADAVNVLRMQFERDDAGAFPHQLEYFKKFGITKERLKNAKKDIIVMHPGPLNRGVEIESEVADGPNSVILEQVTNGIAVRMAVLFLVAQARDRQNENNN, from the coding sequence ATGGCTAACTGGAATAAAAAAGATCTCTTAGGTCTGGAGGAACTAACAAAAGAAGAGATAGAGCTTATTTTGGATACGGCTAGTTCCTTTAAAGAGGTTTCCACCCGTGATATTAAAAAAGTACCAGCGCTTCGCGGCAAGATGGTAGTAAATCTGTTTTATGAGCCGTCCACGCGCACGCGCGTGTCTTTTGAAGTGGCCGCAAAAAGGCTTTCTGCGGATGTAATTAACATTGCCACCGAAACCTCAAGCGTTAAAAAAGGGGAAACCCTTATTGATACCGGTTTAAATATCCAGGCCCTGAAAGCCGATGTTATTGTTATGCGCCATAATTACTCCGGCTCAGCCAAGATGTTGGCAGATAGAGTGGGGATAAGCGTAGTTAATGCCGGCGACGGATGGCATGAGCACCCGACTCAAGCCTTGTTGGATATGCTCACATTAAAAGAAAAACTAGGCCGCCTCGAAGGCCTTAAAGTGGCCATTGTTGGAGACATTGCCCATTCTCGCGTGGCGCGATCTAATATTTGGGGATTAACTAAGTTAGGCGCCCAAGTTACTGTCTGCGCCCCCCCGATGCTTATTCCGGTGGGAATAGAAAAAATGGGGGTGCGCGTGACAAGCGATATAGATAAAGCCTTGTCAGGCGCGGATGCGGTAAATGTTTTAAGGATGCAATTCGAACGCGATGACGCCGGGGCTTTTCCTCATCAGCTGGAGTATTTCAAAAAGTTTGGCATCACCAAAGAGCGCCTTAAGAATGCCAAGAAAGATATTATTGTGATGCATCCGGGCCCGCTTAATCGCGGGGTAGAGATTGAAAGCGAGGTTGCCGACGGGCCCAATTCGGTTATTTTAGAGCAGGTCACAAACGGCATTGCCGTAAGAATGGCAGTTTTATTTTTAGTTGCCCAAGCACGCGACAGGCAAAATGAAAACAATAATTAA
- the rsmI gene encoding 16S rRNA (cytidine(1402)-2'-O)-methyltransferase gives MLYIVATPIGNLKDISLRAIEVLKSVDLVACEDTRHSQILLKQYGISVPTTSFFQHNRITKAEYLIGLLKEGKSIALISDAGTPGILDPGHNIINLAVENNIPLTFIPGANAMIHALVVSGKPANKFFFDGFLPNKPISRKNRLQQLALMKNTVVFYESCHRILATLADLQDVFEDQDIVVARELTKKFEEIYRGKAGQIAEKLKNQKPRGEFVVVI, from the coding sequence ATGTTATATATTGTCGCTACTCCCATCGGTAACCTCAAAGACATAAGTTTGCGCGCCATAGAGGTCTTGAAATCTGTGGACCTGGTTGCCTGCGAAGATACGCGGCACAGCCAGATTCTTTTAAAGCAATACGGTATTTCTGTCCCCACCACTAGTTTCTTTCAGCATAATCGTATCACTAAAGCAGAATATCTTATTGGCCTGTTAAAAGAGGGTAAGTCTATCGCCTTGATCTCTGATGCCGGCACCCCCGGGATCCTCGACCCAGGGCATAATATTATTAATCTTGCCGTAGAAAATAATATCCCGCTTACTTTTATTCCCGGAGCCAATGCCATGATCCATGCCTTGGTTGTTTCGGGAAAGCCGGCAAACAAATTCTTTTTTGACGGCTTCCTGCCGAATAAGCCGATTTCGCGCAAGAATCGCCTGCAACAGCTTGCCCTGATGAAAAACACAGTTGTTTTTTATGAATCCTGCCACCGCATTTTAGCTACGTTAGCTGACCTGCAAGATGTGTTTGAGGATCAGGATATAGTTGTGGCGCGGGAATTGACCAAAAAATTTGAAGAGATCTACCGCGGTAAAGCAGGCCAGATCGCGGAAAAGCTAAAAAACCAAAAACCGCGGGGCGAATTCGTGGTGGTAATTTAG
- the gyrB gene encoding DNA topoisomerase (ATP-hydrolyzing) subunit B, protein MAETKKQSKADKPYDATTIQVLEGIEAVRRRPAMYIGDTGVRGLHHLVYEVVDNSVDEALAGHCDSISVAIRPDNSVSVADNGRGIPVDIHKTEKKPAVEVALTTLHAGGKFDHRAYKVSGGLHGVGVSVVNALSDWLEVEVRREGKVHHQRYERGKTVSKLTVIGKSATTGTKVTFKPDKTIFNTTEFSYDTLSQRLRELAFLNKGLKIKLTDERHDKEAVFEFSGGIVSFVEHLNKNKNPLHNKVLYFQKEQDETILEVALQYNDGYAETMFSFANNINTVEGGTHLSGFKSGLTRAINQYAKNKNLLKGEISITGDDVREGLTAVISAKVINPQFEGQTKTKLGNSEVEGWAASATLESLNEYFEENPSVANKIIDKVVVASRAREAARKARELTRRKGALEGAGLPGKLADCSERDPALCELYIVEGDSAGGSAKQGRDRRFQAILPIKGKILNVEKSRLDKILSNEEIRTIITALGTGVGEEFDLTKLRYDKLILMADADVDGSHIRTLLLTLLYRQMPKLVEEGHVYLAQPPLFKIKRGQREEYIQTENQMQGLLLDMGREGHEFIVLKDKDTFTDARFKDLLSLLAELEITCKVLEKKGVNTVKYLALRHPKTKKMPIYRVKVEGKEHFVYSDKELAELTDKEETDKCDILEIFESPDIEQVIVKLEKLGLGIETYFTQELLIQKELAAGGDKKKTKPLYRVANEKEYKEFFGLKDVFRYIQELASKSMHLQRYKGLGEMNPHQLWETTMDPEKRTLLKITLEDSVEADKIFTILMGDQVEPRREFIENFAHQVKNLDI, encoded by the coding sequence GTGGCAGAAACTAAAAAACAATCCAAGGCCGACAAGCCCTATGACGCAACAACTATCCAGGTTTTAGAGGGGATAGAGGCGGTGAGGCGCCGGCCGGCTATGTATATAGGAGATACCGGAGTGCGCGGCCTGCACCACTTGGTTTATGAGGTGGTGGATAATAGCGTTGATGAAGCGCTTGCCGGGCATTGCGATTCTATTTCTGTGGCCATCCGGCCGGACAATAGCGTAAGCGTTGCGGATAATGGCCGGGGCATCCCAGTTGATATCCACAAAACAGAGAAAAAGCCCGCGGTTGAAGTGGCCCTTACTACTTTGCATGCCGGAGGTAAGTTTGACCACCGCGCATATAAGGTTTCCGGAGGTTTGCACGGGGTGGGGGTCAGTGTTGTCAACGCCCTGTCCGACTGGCTGGAGGTAGAAGTGCGCCGCGAAGGCAAGGTACACCACCAGCGCTATGAGCGCGGCAAAACCGTGTCTAAGCTGACGGTGATCGGCAAAAGCGCCACCACCGGCACCAAGGTTACTTTCAAGCCGGATAAAACCATTTTTAACACCACAGAATTTTCCTATGACACTTTATCCCAGCGCTTAAGAGAGCTTGCCTTTTTGAATAAAGGGCTAAAAATTAAATTGACCGACGAGCGCCATGATAAAGAGGCGGTATTTGAATTCTCCGGCGGGATTGTTTCTTTTGTGGAGCATCTGAACAAAAACAAAAATCCTCTGCACAACAAAGTTTTATATTTCCAAAAAGAGCAGGACGAGACCATCCTGGAGGTGGCCCTGCAATATAATGACGGTTACGCCGAGACGATGTTTTCTTTCGCGAACAACATTAATACCGTAGAAGGCGGCACGCATCTATCGGGCTTTAAATCCGGTTTAACCCGCGCGATCAACCAATACGCCAAGAATAAAAATTTATTAAAGGGCGAAATTTCCATCACCGGAGATGACGTGCGCGAAGGGTTAACCGCGGTTATAAGCGCCAAGGTTATTAACCCGCAGTTCGAGGGCCAGACCAAAACCAAATTAGGTAACTCCGAAGTAGAGGGATGGGCAGCCTCTGCCACATTAGAATCTTTAAACGAGTATTTTGAAGAAAATCCATCAGTAGCCAATAAGATCATAGATAAAGTTGTTGTGGCTTCCCGCGCCCGCGAAGCCGCGCGCAAGGCCCGGGAATTGACCCGTAGAAAAGGCGCGCTTGAAGGAGCGGGGTTGCCGGGGAAATTAGCGGATTGTTCGGAAAGAGATCCCGCGCTGTGCGAGCTCTATATAGTAGAGGGAGATTCTGCCGGCGGTTCTGCCAAGCAAGGCAGAGACCGCAGGTTCCAGGCCATACTGCCCATTAAAGGGAAAATTTTAAATGTGGAAAAATCCCGGCTGGATAAAATTTTGTCCAATGAAGAAATCCGCACCATTATTACCGCGCTGGGCACAGGCGTAGGAGAAGAATTTGATCTCACAAAACTGCGTTACGATAAGTTGATCCTGATGGCGGATGCCGATGTTGACGGTTCGCATATCCGCACGCTTTTGTTAACTTTGTTATACCGGCAGATGCCTAAACTTGTGGAAGAAGGGCATGTTTATCTTGCCCAGCCGCCGCTTTTTAAAATCAAAAGAGGCCAGCGCGAGGAGTATATTCAAACTGAAAACCAGATGCAGGGCTTGTTGTTGGATATGGGCAGGGAAGGCCATGAGTTTATAGTTCTAAAGGATAAGGATACCTTTACAGATGCCCGCTTTAAAGACCTCTTGTCGCTTTTGGCAGAGCTGGAAATAACCTGTAAGGTGTTAGAGAAAAAGGGAGTAAATACTGTAAAATATCTGGCTTTACGGCACCCCAAGACCAAAAAAATGCCTATTTATAGGGTTAAAGTGGAGGGTAAAGAGCATTTTGTCTATTCCGACAAAGAATTGGCAGAATTAACCGATAAAGAAGAAACAGATAAATGTGACATTTTGGAGATTTTTGAGTCTCCGGATATAGAGCAAGTCATTGTTAAATTAGAGAAATTAGGGCTGGGGATAGAAACTTATTTTACGCAAGAGCTCTTAATCCAAAAAGAGCTTGCAGCCGGGGGTGACAAGAAAAAAACCAAACCTCTTTACCGGGTGGCCAATGAAAAAGAATACAAAGAATTCTTTGGGCTTAAGGACGTGTTCAGATATATACAAGAACTGGCCTCTAAAAGCATGCACCTGCAAAGATATAAGGGTTTAGGCGAAATGAATCCGCATCAGCTGTGGGAAACCACTATGGATCCGGAAAAACGCACCCTGTTAAAAATTACCCTGGAAGATTCGGTAGAGGCGGATAAGATTTTCACTATTTTGATGGGGGATCAGGTAGAGCCGCGCCGGGAATTTATCGAAAATTTCGCGCATCAGGTTAAAAACTTAGATATATAG
- the gyrA gene encoding DNA gyrase subunit A, translated as MYTRNEKIVPVYIEEEVKDAYLNYAMSVIVGRALPDARDGLKPAHRRILYAMQELNLEHSKPYKKCARIVGEVLGKYHPHGDVAVYDTLVRMAQDFSLRYPLVEGQGNFGSVDGDTAAAMRYTEARLSAISEEMLADIDKDTVVFGPNFDASLKEPLLLPAVLPNLLVNGSSGIAVGMATNIPPHNLSEVAEAIIYALDNPQAQIKELLKYIKGPDFPTGGIICGKAGIKDAYNTGRGKLTVRARASVEHQKNGKDLIVITEIPYQVQKAALIEAIANLVEEKKIEGISDIRDESDKDGMRIVVDLKRDTESQIVLNQLFKHTQLEVTFGIIMLALVNNRPRVLNLRQVIDVYIEHRKVVIKRRTQFELDKALKRAHILEGLKIALDHIDQIIRVIKSSKSTEQAREKLMKEFGLSEIQAQAILEMQLQRLTALERDKIDAEYAQLLKTIESCRAILASEKKVEAIIKDELAALKEKYGDTRRTDIVGEVEELQIEDLIAEEDVVVTISHGGYIKRLPVSAYRKQKRGGKGVTGAEVKDEDFIEHLFVASTKDYLLIFSDKGQVYWLKVYEIPQASRVSKGKALVNLVQMEQGSRVSSTIPVKEFSADKFLVMVTKNGQIKKTNLDAYSNPRKGGIMGMTLDKDDQLIGVEMTDGKQELLIGTSAGKAIRFSESLVRDMGRTAQGVRAITLDKKDEVIDMILAQKETTVLTVTELGFAKRTPIDEYRVTNRGGKGIINIKVTDKNGSAVRVKSVSDNDELMAITQNGIFLRCAIKDIRTTGRSAQGVRLIKLQDKDRVSCIAPVIAEEEEE; from the coding sequence ATGTATACGCGCAATGAAAAAATAGTTCCGGTTTATATTGAAGAAGAAGTAAAAGATGCGTATTTGAATTACGCCATGAGCGTTATTGTCGGCCGCGCCCTTCCGGATGCCCGCGACGGCCTGAAGCCAGCGCATCGCAGGATTTTATACGCGATGCAGGAATTAAATTTAGAGCATTCAAAGCCATACAAAAAATGCGCGCGTATCGTCGGTGAGGTTTTAGGTAAATATCATCCCCACGGGGATGTAGCGGTTTATGACACCTTAGTGCGCATGGCGCAGGATTTTTCTTTGCGCTATCCGCTAGTGGAAGGCCAGGGGAACTTTGGTTCGGTTGACGGCGATACTGCCGCGGCCATGCGTTATACCGAAGCGCGGCTTTCCGCTATTTCCGAAGAGATGCTGGCGGATATAGATAAGGACACCGTTGTCTTTGGGCCAAACTTTGACGCCTCCTTAAAAGAGCCTTTGCTTTTGCCGGCGGTGTTGCCCAATCTTTTAGTCAATGGTTCAAGCGGCATTGCTGTCGGCATGGCCACTAATATTCCCCCGCATAATTTATCCGAGGTGGCCGAAGCTATTATATACGCCTTGGATAATCCTCAGGCGCAGATCAAAGAGCTTTTGAAATATATCAAGGGGCCGGATTTTCCCACCGGAGGAATTATTTGCGGCAAGGCCGGGATCAAGGATGCCTATAATACCGGCAGAGGCAAGCTTACCGTGCGCGCCAGGGCCAGCGTGGAGCACCAGAAAAACGGCAAAGACCTGATTGTAATTACCGAGATCCCCTATCAGGTGCAAAAAGCCGCGCTTATTGAAGCGATCGCGAATTTAGTGGAAGAAAAAAAGATCGAAGGCATTTCGGATATTCGCGACGAATCGGACAAAGACGGGATGCGCATTGTTGTGGACTTAAAGCGCGATACAGAGTCACAGATCGTTTTAAATCAGCTTTTTAAGCATACCCAGCTGGAAGTGACATTCGGAATTATTATGTTAGCTCTGGTGAATAACCGGCCCAGAGTATTGAACTTAAGGCAAGTCATAGACGTATACATCGAACACCGCAAGGTAGTTATAAAAAGGCGTACTCAATTTGAACTAGACAAGGCGCTGAAAAGAGCGCATATTTTAGAAGGGCTAAAAATAGCCCTTGATCATATTGACCAGATCATCCGCGTGATAAAATCTTCCAAGAGCACTGAGCAGGCGCGGGAAAAATTAATGAAGGAATTCGGGCTTTCTGAAATTCAGGCCCAGGCGATTCTGGAAATGCAGCTGCAGCGTTTGACTGCGCTGGAGCGCGATAAAATAGACGCCGAATACGCGCAGCTGTTAAAAACGATAGAATCGTGCCGCGCGATTTTGGCGTCGGAGAAAAAGGTTGAAGCGATCATTAAAGACGAGCTGGCGGCCTTAAAAGAAAAATACGGCGATACCCGGCGCACCGATATAGTCGGGGAAGTGGAAGAGCTGCAGATAGAGGATTTGATCGCGGAAGAAGATGTGGTTGTGACTATAAGCCACGGCGGGTACATCAAGAGGCTGCCGGTAAGCGCCTACCGCAAGCAAAAGCGCGGCGGCAAAGGCGTCACCGGAGCAGAGGTCAAAGACGAAGATTTTATTGAGCACCTGTTTGTGGCTTCCACCAAGGATTACCTTTTGATTTTTTCCGATAAGGGCCAGGTGTATTGGCTGAAGGTTTATGAAATCCCCCAGGCCAGCCGCGTTTCTAAGGGTAAGGCCCTGGTGAATTTGGTGCAAATGGAGCAGGGATCCAGAGTAAGCTCTACAATTCCGGTAAAAGAATTTTCCGCGGATAAATTTTTAGTGATGGTTACCAAAAACGGCCAGATAAAAAAGACCAACCTTGATGCCTATAGCAATCCGCGCAAGGGCGGGATTATGGGTATGACCCTAGATAAAGATGACCAGCTGATCGGCGTGGAAATGACCGACGGCAAGCAAGAGCTTTTGATCGGGACAAGCGCCGGCAAAGCTATCCGCTTCTCCGAATCATTGGTCAGAGACATGGGGCGGACTGCGCAAGGCGTACGCGCGATCACCCTGGATAAAAAAGATGAAGTCATTGATATGATCTTGGCCCAGAAAGAAACCACAGTTTTAACTGTCACGGAATTAGGTTTTGCCAAACGCACCCCTATCGATGAATACCGCGTGACTAATCGCGGGGGTAAAGGTATAATTAATATTAAAGTTACTGATAAAAATGGTTCTGCGGTCAGGGTTAAGTCAGTAAGCGACAATGATGAGTTGATGGCAATTACTCAAAACGGAATTTTCCTGCGCTGCGCCATAAAAGACATCCGCACCACCGGCAGATCCGCTCAAGGCGTGCGTTTGATTAAGCTGCAGGACAAAGACCGCGTTTCTTGTATTGCTCCCGTCATCGCTGAAGAAGAGGAAGAATAA
- a CDS encoding dihydroorotase has product MKTIIKNARVVDPANNLDAIVDLAIENGKISKIGNDLRVNGSQLIDAKDKIVIPGIVDMHVHLREPGREDKETVFSGTRAAVKGGVTSLLAMPNTTPAIDSPENVSLLNSIIKRSAQCNVFISGTITKERAGKQASDVSGLKKAGAIAITDDGASVDDDKIFMQALEKAARENILVIAHCEDKALSKGGVVNLGFISTKLGLRGIPKESEYSRVERDIILAQKAKAAIHIAHVSCKESVDIIAQAKNNGIQVTCETAPHYFALSEEDVAGYDTNMKMNPPLRAKEDLAAIREGLRSGIIDAIASDHAPHTENEKDIEFERAEFGKIGLESGLVVCIQQLIGKGILDWKALVEKIALNPARILGINKGTLGIGRDADLVIIDPKKEMILAKEGILSKSKNSPFIGRKFIGSVERTILAGQIVYEGANK; this is encoded by the coding sequence ATGAAAACAATAATTAAAAACGCGCGAGTAGTTGACCCAGCGAATAATCTTGACGCCATTGTTGATTTGGCAATAGAAAACGGCAAAATTTCCAAGATCGGCAATGATCTGCGCGTAAACGGCTCCCAGCTGATAGACGCTAAAGACAAAATAGTTATCCCCGGGATAGTAGATATGCATGTGCATTTACGGGAACCCGGCAGAGAAGACAAAGAAACTGTTTTTTCCGGCACAAGGGCGGCTGTTAAAGGAGGAGTGACTTCGCTTCTGGCCATGCCCAATACCACTCCCGCGATAGACTCGCCTGAGAACGTTTCCTTACTGAATTCCATTATTAAAAGAAGCGCGCAGTGCAATGTCTTTATAAGCGGCACCATCACCAAAGAGCGCGCAGGTAAACAAGCAAGCGATGTTTCAGGATTAAAAAAGGCCGGCGCAATCGCGATTACTGACGACGGTGCTTCGGTAGACGATGACAAGATATTTATGCAGGCTTTGGAAAAAGCTGCCCGGGAAAATATTTTGGTTATTGCGCATTGCGAAGACAAAGCGCTCTCCAAAGGCGGCGTAGTAAACTTAGGTTTTATCTCTACAAAACTGGGGTTGCGCGGTATCCCTAAGGAATCAGAATACAGCCGCGTAGAGCGCGATATTATTTTGGCGCAAAAAGCCAAAGCCGCAATACATATTGCCCATGTCAGCTGTAAAGAGTCAGTAGATATTATTGCTCAAGCGAAAAATAACGGGATTCAGGTAACCTGTGAAACAGCCCCGCATTATTTTGCTTTATCAGAAGAAGATGTAGCGGGTTATGATACTAATATGAAAATGAATCCGCCCTTAAGGGCCAAGGAAGATTTGGCAGCTATACGCGAAGGTTTAAGAAGCGGCATTATTGATGCTATCGCTTCAGACCACGCCCCGCATACGGAAAACGAAAAGGATATTGAATTTGAGCGCGCGGAATTCGGAAAAATAGGCTTAGAATCAGGGTTAGTCGTATGCATTCAGCAGCTAATTGGCAAAGGGATATTGGATTGGAAGGCATTGGTGGAAAAGATCGCCTTGAATCCGGCAAGAATTTTAGGAATTAATAAGGGCACTTTAGGCATTGGCCGAGACGCGGATCTGGTTATTATTGACCCGAAAAAAGAAATGATTCTAGCCAAAGAGGGGATTTTATCCAAGTCCAAAAATTCCCCGTTTATTGGCAGGAAATTTATAGGCTCGGTAGAGCGCACCATTCTTGCAGGCCAGATAGTCTATGAGGGGGCAAATAAATAA
- the pyrR gene encoding bifunctional pyr operon transcriptional regulator/uracil phosphoribosyltransferase PyrR — MNSEQIKIMDQEGISRSLVRIAHEILEKNKGIEDLCLVGIRSRGAFLAHRLAEQINKIEGKKISVGILDITLYRDDLTLISHQPVVHKTEIDFDITGKQVVLVDDVLYTGRTIRAALDALIDLGRPGTIQLAVLIDRGHRELPIRADFVGKNIPTSQNQSVEVRLMESDGCDEILIVKK; from the coding sequence ATGAATAGCGAACAGATCAAGATTATGGACCAAGAGGGCATATCCCGCTCGCTAGTACGTATTGCCCACGAGATCTTAGAAAAAAATAAGGGCATAGAAGACCTTTGCTTGGTCGGGATTAGAAGCCGCGGCGCGTTCTTGGCGCATCGTTTGGCAGAACAGATCAATAAGATTGAGGGCAAAAAGATTTCGGTAGGCATATTAGATATTACTCTGTACCGAGACGATCTCACCCTTATTTCACACCAGCCTGTGGTACACAAAACCGAGATAGATTTTGATATTACGGGAAAACAGGTAGTTTTGGTAGATGATGTTTTGTATACCGGAAGGACCATAAGGGCTGCTCTTGATGCCTTGATAGATTTAGGAAGGCCCGGTACTATACAGCTGGCGGTCTTAATTGATAGAGGGCATCGGGAGCTTCCGATTAGAGCAGATTTTGTGGGGAAAAATATACCTACATCGCAGAATCAAAGCGTAGAAGTACGTCTCATGGAATCCGACGGGTGCGACGAGATATTAATCGTGAAAAAATAA